In Beijerinckia indica subsp. indica ATCC 9039, the genomic window TCTCGCGCCCAATACAGCCATGACCATCGCCGAATTCTTCCGTGACCGGGGGGAGAACGTTCTCCTGATTGTCGATTCCGTCACTCGTTTCGCCCATGCCGCGCGGGATGTCGCGCTAGCGGCTGGCGAAATGGCCGTCGCGCGCGGCTATGCACCGAGCGTTTTCACGGATCTTCCAAAACTTTTGGAACGAGCCGGCCCAGGTCTTGATGGCAGTGGTTCCATCACGGGTATTTTTTCTGTTCTCGTCGATGGTGATGATCATAACGAACCCATTGCCGACACGATCCGCGGAACCCTGGACGGCCATATTGTTCTCGATCGGGCAATTGCCGATCAAGGCCGGTTTCCCGCTGTTAATATTTTACGTTCGATCTCCCGCCTCGCTCAGCATGTTTGGACCCCGGAACAGCAAGGTCTCGTTCTCAAAATACGGGGGCTTATCGCGCGTTATGAAGATACACGCGACTTGCGCCTGATGGGTGGTTATCAACCCGGAAGTGATGGAGAACTCGACCAAGCCATAGCGCTGGTGCCAAAAATCTACCAAGCCATGGAACAGACACCAAAATCACCCGCCAGCCAGGATGCGTTCCGTGAATTGGCTGAAATTCTTCAGGATAAAGGGTGATGATCATATTCAATGAACTGTAGAAACCATCGACACTGACAGATGACCCATGCGCTATTCGGATAGCACATTTGAAGAGTGAGTATTCACGAGAGCGTCAAGTATCAAATCCAAAGCTGAGGGCCGCCTTCTCTGAGAAACTTGGCATATTTTCAAAATGCAGGGGCATGGGACTTTCAAATTGAATCCTATCTGATGCTCTATCTTTCTGAAAATGCATCACAAAAAGGGGGGGGGCTACTTTTGGGTCTAAAGCAAGTGTTCCAGCTTCTATTTAAAAAGATGGGCTCTAAAGCATGAAGATCAAGACAAGGAATTGATGAGTTTAATGTCCCCACCGACCGCGGTCATATTGGTCGTGACAATTGTTTCGACGCAAAATCGATCGAGATAGGAAGGGCCCCCGGCCTTCGGCCCCGTACCCGAGAGACCAAATCCCCCAAAAGGCTGGGTCCCCACCACGGCACCGATCATATTGCGATTGATGTAGACATTTCCCGCGAGCCTGCGCGCGCAGATTTGTTCGATCGTTGCGTTGATACGGGAATGGATCCCCATCGTCAGACCATATCCCTTGTCTTCGAGCTCATCGAGAAGTTTGCTCAGATCCTCATTTTTATAGCGCACGACATGCAGGATTGGCCCAAAAACCTCTCGGTCTAGATCCTCGGCTCGCTTCAACTCGATAATATGGGGAGCAAGATAAAAGCCCGCCTTGGGCGCGCCGGCCGACACTTTTCCGTGACAGAGAAGCCGCTTCTCTCGCCGCATCATTTCAATATGGTCTGTCAATGTTCGATGGGCTGACGCATCGATGATCGGTCCGATATCCGTACCGAGATCCAATGGATCATCAACAGACAATTCCTCAACTCCACCACGGATCAGGCTCAAAGCATCATCGGCAATCTCCTCCTGTAAGCAAAGCAATCGCAAAGATGAACACCTCTGGCCCGCCGAACGAAAAGCCGAGGTCAGAACATCATCGCAAACCTGTTCCAATTGCGCTGTCGCATCGACGATCATCGCATTGATTCCGCCAGTTTCCGCGATCAGACATGCAATCGGCCCCTGCTTGGCCGCCAAGGCGCGATTAATATGGGAGGCCACCGCGCTCGACCCAGTGAAAGCGACGCCTGCAATGTCCGGCAAGGCGACAAGCGCTTCGCCAATCTTGCCGTCACCTTGAAGCACATGCAGCACCGACGCAGGAACACCGCAGTCATGTAGAAGGGCTACGATTTTAGCGGCGATCAACGGTGTTTGTTCGGCGGGTTTGGCGAGAACGCTATTTCCCGCGACAAGGGCCGCCGCGACCTGGCCAAGGAAGATCGACAAAGGAAAATTCCATGGACTGATACAAACGAAAACACCACGGCCCAGTTTGCGAAGCTGGTTCTGTTCTCCCGTGGGTCCCGGCATGAATACACCGTCGCTAAGATGATGCCGGGCTTCGGCCGCGTAATAGCGGCAGAAGTCGATCGCCTCCCGCCATTCACCCACAGCATCTTCGAGCGTTTTACCGGCTTCTTTCTGGAGCAAGCACAGGATCTCGGGCGCCTCGGCCACGAGACGTGCCGCGCAGCGATCAAGGCAAGCTGCCCGTTCGCGCACGGGTGTCCGCGACCATACGCGAAACCCCTCCTTGGCCACGCGGAGGATGTCCGGCAAGAGATCACGCTGCGCTTCATTCACTTCCCCGATGATCGTGCCATCAATGGGTGAAGAAACGAGCAAGACATCCCCTGTCCGGGGAGTTCTCTTGTGGCCCCGCGCGGACTGCAAGGCCGAACGCGTCTCGCCAATTCGACGCAGCAGTACCGTCACCGATTTTCTGTCCCCAAATTCAAGCCCTTGCGCTGTTTTTCGGTCAGGCGCATGGAGATCGCACGGCAAAGGAAGATGCTGAGATCTTGCATTGGCCGCTTGCCCGATCACAGTTTGAGGGCGGATGAGCAGATCCTTGACTGGCACATTCGGATCACCGATCCGCGATACGAAGGAGGAATTGGCCCCATTCTCCAGAAGTCTGCGCACGAGATAAGGAAGCAGATGTTCATGCGCCCCAATTGGCGCATAGACACGGCAACGGCTGTCCGACCTGTCTTCCCGCAAGGCTGTATAGAGATCTTCGCCCATGCCTTGGAGGCGCTGAAATTCATAAGCACCAGCCCCCGTGGCGAGTTCGATAATCGTGGCGATTGTCAGGGCATTATGCGTGGCAAATTGTGGATAGACACAATCACGCGCCGCAAGCAAAAGCTTGGCACAAGCAATATAATTCAAATCCGTCATGGCCTTGCGGGTAAAGACTGGATAATCGGCAAGGCCACGCTCTTGAGCACGCTTAATTTCCGTATCCCAATAAGCGCCTTTGACCAGCCTGACCATGATCTGTCGACCCTGCTGGCGCGCGCTTGTCACGACATGGTCGATCACGGTCCCCGCGCGTTTCTGATAGGCTTGCACCGCGAGGCCAAACCCTTTCCAACCCGCAAGGTCCGGGTCACGCAACAAGGCATCGACAAGATCGAGCGAGAATTCGAGCCGGTCGGCTTCTTCGGCATCTATCGTGAAATTCAGATCATGGGTTTTGGCGAGCCGGGCTAATTGGCTGATGCGCGGCAGCAGTTCGGGCAAAATCGTGGTGCGTTTGCGCGCTTCATAACGGGGATGCAGGGCAGAAAGTTTGACAGAAATGCCCGGTCGGGCCGGCAAAGGCCTTGTCCCGGCGCGCTGCCCCAAACGCCCGATCGCCTGGGCATAGGCGTCATAATAGAGCGCGGCATCGTCAGCAGTGCGCGCGCCTTCCCCCAGCATGTCGAAGGAATAGAAATTTTCGCTGCGATCAAGATGTGCCCTGGCCAGCCCTTCCTCGATCGTACGGCCAAGCACGAAATGATTGCCAAGGACCTGCATCGCGCGGCGCGCCGCGATCCGGATCGTCGTCGGTCCAAGCCGCCGGGCGAGAAAAGCGACGAGCCCCTCCATCGATCGGCCAGCCGTCAGGACATGCGCGGAGGCGCCAAGCGCCCAATCGGCCATGCTCACCAAAAGAGGATCCTGCCCGGCAGGGTTCCGATGCTCGTGAAAGGACGCGAGCTTGTCGGCGATCAATCGATCAGCGGTGGCATCGTCCGGCACGCGCAGCAAGGCTTCCGCCAACACCATCAAGGCCAGACCTTCCTGCGTCGAAAGAGAATATTCGCGCAAGAGATCATCGAGACCACCAAGACGCGACGCGCGCGCGCGAACGGCCTGGACGAGCCGTGTTGCCCGGGCATCAATCCTTGCTTGCACGGCCTTGTCACATTCGACCTGCCTCAGCAGGTCTTCGGCAATTGCCTCGTCGGCAGGCGCATAAGGCGCTGAAAAAGGAAGGAATGTCGAACTGGAGGTCATCGCATGCCTTTCCCATCCGATCCTTGGTCCTAATAAAAAACAGAACTCGGGGGCACCCTCCCGAGTTCTGTCTCACGCCTGATCGGCCTTCAAAAACGCGCGTTCTAGGGCTCGATCAGAGGTTCGCGATCCAGAGCGGGCTCAACATAGTCATGATGGCCTCGATGATAGGCTCGCGTAATTCGCGCGTTGGCGGCGCTTCGAATTCCGTCATTTCAAAGCCGACCAGTTCGACGGCCTCGACAATCGTCGCGAGCATGTCCTGAACCGCTTGCGGAGACAGACCCGCATCGACCCGATATTCGGCCGGAAGATAGAGAGGGTCGATGACATCGGTATCAATGTGAAACCATACGGGCGCGCCGCCTATGGCATCGAGCAAGGCTTGATGGTCAATATGTCCCTTATGCGCGGTCAATAATGTGACGCCATGGTGATCGATCAAAGCCTGCTCGCCGGGATCAATATCCCTTTGGCCCACGAGAATGATGCGATCCGCAGAAAGACCGGTGCCCAATCCAGAGTCCCACAGGCCGCAGAGAGCTGTCAGCACCATGCCGCCGAGATAGCCAGTCGGCGTCGAGGCTGGCGTATTGAAATCACCATGCGCGTCACACCAGATCACTTTGGCGTCCGGACGATGGCGCAGGGCGGCGGCGATCGTCGCCAGGCTCGCGCCACAGCGATTAGCGAAAATCATCGGAAACCGACGATGCCCCATAATCTCGTCGATCACGCCGCCAACATCGCGAAGATAGGGCGTGGCTTTGTCGAGGCTTTCCCGCCACATGAGATTTTGTGCGGATTCCGGCTCGCCGAGTTCAAGCACGGGCGCATTGAGCCGCGCGGATGTGGCATGAGCCAGCAAGGAAGCGCCCTGCATGCCGCCGCTCGTATAGCGATCGCAAACCCAGCCACGCAAGGCCACAATGAAAGGCTCCGCCGCCTGGGCAAGACGGAACGCGCCTTCACCTGTTTGCATCCGAGTAGAAGTCTGCGGGAGGGTCCGAGAAAGAGTCAAAGTCATTTGGCAAAACTCAAGGTCGAAACAGCGGTGGGAAGAGACAGGCTTTCGAGGACCGCGCGGAAAATCCCCACGGCTTCGAGAAGATCGGCTTCGGTGATGACAAGCGGCGGCGCAAAACGGATCGTCGTCGCATGGGTCTCCTTGGTCAGGACACCCCGTTCCATCATTTTCAGGCAGACTTTTTTGGCATCGGCCAGGGCCGGATCGAGATCGACACCCGCCCAAAGCCCTTTGCCCCGCACGGCCAGAACGGCAGGATGGTCGATCGCCCGCAGCGCATCCAACAACACACCACCCAATTTTTCACTTCGCTCCACCAAGTGTTCTTCCTGCAAAACATGCATGGCCTCGCGCGCAACCGCCATGGCGAGCGGATTACCGCCGAAAGTCGAGCCATGACTACCCGGATCGAAGACATCCATCAGGGAGCGCTTCGCGGCAAAGGCCGAGACCGGCAACAGACCTCCGCCGAGCGCCTTGCCAAGGATCAGGCCATCGGGTTTTGCACCTTCATGTTCAAAGGCGAAGGTGCGGCCCGTACGTCCGAAACCTGATTGCACCTCATCGAAAATCAACAGAATGCCATGCCGATCGCAGAGGCGCCGCAAGGCGGCGAGATAACCAGGGGGAGGCAGAATGATTCCCGCTTCCCCCTGGATCGGCTCGATGAGGACGGCGGCCGTGCGAGGACCGACCGCCGCCTCCAATGCTCCGGCATCGCCAAACGGCACCAAGACGAAACCAGGCGCAAAGGGGCCGAAACCGCGTCGTGTCGCGGCATCGCTGGAAAAACCGATGATCGTCGTCGTGCGGCCGTGGAAATTACCGGCGGCGACAATGATCTCGGCTTGATCTTCGGGAATGGAAAGACGATCATATCCGTAACGTCGCGCCGCCTTGATCGCGGTCTCGACGGCTTCCGCTCCCGTATTCATCGGCAAGCAGGCGTCGAGCCCGGTCAAACGGGCGAGATCCTCGCAAAATGGCCCGAGCGTATCCGTATGATAGGCGCGAGACACGAGATCCAAACGCTCGAGCTGACGCTTGAGTGCGCCAACAAGGCGCGGATGTAAATGGCCGAAACTCGCCGCCGAATAGGCGCTCATCATATCGAGATAACGACGCCCGTCGCAGTCGAACAGAAATGCTCCTTGCCCATGGCTTAAAACGACCGGCAAGGGCGCATAATTATGCGCTCCGAATCTTTCTTCCTGATCGATGAAATCATGCCTCAAAGGGATGCTCGCGCTGTTCTGGACTGTGAGAAAATCATGGCACGAGCGCTGGCGTTTTTGGCGCGGAAATCAGAGCTTTCGCCGCATAATATGCATATCCCCCAGCCCTTCGCCGCCAATTGTTCGGTCGCTTGTTTTCAGCGGGAGTTCAAACGCTTATTGTAGCGAAGCGACGAAAGACGAGACTCATTCCATGACACGGCGCCATGTTGTCGATGAAACCGATCTGAGGATCATGAAGCGTCTGCAGCTCGACGCGCGGCTCAGCAATGTCCGTCTGGCCGAGGATGTGCATCTCTCGCCGAGCGCCTGTCTCGAACGGGTGAAGACACTTGAAAAGGAAGGATTGATTCGCCGCTATATGGCCGATTTCGACCTGTCGAAAATATGCAGTTCGGTGATGTTGATGGTCGAAGTCATCCTCGAAAATCACCGCGAGGCGGATTTCGAGCGCTTTCTGGCGGCGATCCGCAAACGCGAGGAAGTGCTCGAATGTTTCAAGATCGGCGGCCGTATCGATTATCTGATGCGCGTCATTTGCCGGGATATAGAACATTACAATGAATTGTCGGATTTCATGAGCCGTGGCGAATTAGGAGTCGAAAAATTCCATGGCCATGTGGTGCTGGCGACAGACAAAAATTTTGAAGGCTATCCGCTGGATCTTCTGATCGAACCACGTGGGCGTTCCTGATCAATGCCTCTGAAGACATTCTGGCACGGGTGCGCTGAAGAACGCTGAGTTGATCTTGACATCGATGAATAAAAAGACGCTTGGTCACAGTCCTTTCCGGGAGGATGAAGATCAAGGGTCCTCGCGCCCAAGAGTCAATAGGTTCAACATCGATGGAAGAATTGCCGCACGAACATATCGAGCACGCCGAGCATGCCGGACATGCCGTCCAGGAGAATAATCGGTTCCTGATCACCGTATCTGGAACAATCGCGGTCTTGGCCGTCCTTGCGGCAGTCATCGCTAGCCTGGAAACCATTGAGACGGGTGCAGCCATTGCCGAAAAGAACGAGGCTGTCCTCAAACAGAGCCAGGCCAGTGACCAATGGGCTTTCTATCAGGCCAAAAGTATCAAGCAGAATCTTTATGATATCGCTGCCAGCGCGGGGAGTGCCAAATCGGACGAATACGCCCGACGCGCCGAGCGCTACGAGGACGAGACCGCTGAGATCAAAAAGAAAGCGGACGAATACGAACACGAACGCGATGAGAAACTCGCTGCCGGTGA contains:
- the putA gene encoding bifunctional proline dehydrogenase/L-glutamate gamma-semialdehyde dehydrogenase PutA, encoding MTSSSTFLPFSAPYAPADEAIAEDLLRQVECDKAVQARIDARATRLVQAVRARASRLGGLDDLLREYSLSTQEGLALMVLAEALLRVPDDATADRLIADKLASFHEHRNPAGQDPLLVSMADWALGASAHVLTAGRSMEGLVAFLARRLGPTTIRIAARRAMQVLGNHFVLGRTIEEGLARAHLDRSENFYSFDMLGEGARTADDAALYYDAYAQAIGRLGQRAGTRPLPARPGISVKLSALHPRYEARKRTTILPELLPRISQLARLAKTHDLNFTIDAEEADRLEFSLDLVDALLRDPDLAGWKGFGLAVQAYQKRAGTVIDHVVTSARQQGRQIMVRLVKGAYWDTEIKRAQERGLADYPVFTRKAMTDLNYIACAKLLLAARDCVYPQFATHNALTIATIIELATGAGAYEFQRLQGMGEDLYTALREDRSDSRCRVYAPIGAHEHLLPYLVRRLLENGANSSFVSRIGDPNVPVKDLLIRPQTVIGQAANARSQHLPLPCDLHAPDRKTAQGLEFGDRKSVTVLLRRIGETRSALQSARGHKRTPRTGDVLLVSSPIDGTIIGEVNEAQRDLLPDILRVAKEGFRVWSRTPVRERAACLDRCAARLVAEAPEILCLLQKEAGKTLEDAVGEWREAIDFCRYYAAEARHHLSDGVFMPGPTGEQNQLRKLGRGVFVCISPWNFPLSIFLGQVAAALVAGNSVLAKPAEQTPLIAAKIVALLHDCGVPASVLHVLQGDGKIGEALVALPDIAGVAFTGSSAVASHINRALAAKQGPIACLIAETGGINAMIVDATAQLEQVCDDVLTSAFRSAGQRCSSLRLLCLQEEIADDALSLIRGGVEELSVDDPLDLGTDIGPIIDASAHRTLTDHIEMMRREKRLLCHGKVSAGAPKAGFYLAPHIIELKRAEDLDREVFGPILHVVRYKNEDLSKLLDELEDKGYGLTMGIHSRINATIEQICARRLAGNVYINRNMIGAVVGTQPFGGFGLSGTGPKAGGPSYLDRFCVETIVTTNMTAVGGDIKLINSLS
- a CDS encoding DUF4337 domain-containing protein, with protein sequence MEELPHEHIEHAEHAGHAVQENNRFLITVSGTIAVLAVLAAVIASLETIETGAAIAEKNEAVLKQSQASDQWAFYQAKSIKQNLYDIAASAGSAKSDEYARRAERYEDETAEIKKKADEYEHERDEKLAAGERHEIQHRGLTLAATLVHVGIAVATIAIITRGQRWPWYAAMVLGVAGAVKATWSYLG
- a CDS encoding arginase family protein, whose translation is MQTGEGAFRLAQAAEPFIVALRGWVCDRYTSGGMQGASLLAHATSARLNAPVLELGEPESAQNLMWRESLDKATPYLRDVGGVIDEIMGHRRFPMIFANRCGASLATIAAALRHRPDAKVIWCDAHGDFNTPASTPTGYLGGMVLTALCGLWDSGLGTGLSADRIILVGQRDIDPGEQALIDHHGVTLLTAHKGHIDHQALLDAIGGAPVWFHIDTDVIDPLYLPAEYRVDAGLSPQAVQDMLATIVEAVELVGFEMTEFEAPPTRELREPIIEAIMTMLSPLWIANL
- the rocD gene encoding ornithine--oxo-acid transaminase, giving the protein MRHDFIDQEERFGAHNYAPLPVVLSHGQGAFLFDCDGRRYLDMMSAYSAASFGHLHPRLVGALKRQLERLDLVSRAYHTDTLGPFCEDLARLTGLDACLPMNTGAEAVETAIKAARRYGYDRLSIPEDQAEIIVAAGNFHGRTTTIIGFSSDAATRRGFGPFAPGFVLVPFGDAGALEAAVGPRTAAVLIEPIQGEAGIILPPPGYLAALRRLCDRHGILLIFDEVQSGFGRTGRTFAFEHEGAKPDGLILGKALGGGLLPVSAFAAKRSLMDVFDPGSHGSTFGGNPLAMAVAREAMHVLQEEHLVERSEKLGGVLLDALRAIDHPAVLAVRGKGLWAGVDLDPALADAKKVCLKMMERGVLTKETHATTIRFAPPLVITEADLLEAVGIFRAVLESLSLPTAVSTLSFAK
- a CDS encoding Lrp/AsnC family transcriptional regulator; translated protein: MTRRHVVDETDLRIMKRLQLDARLSNVRLAEDVHLSPSACLERVKTLEKEGLIRRYMADFDLSKICSSVMLMVEVILENHREADFERFLAAIRKREEVLECFKIGGRIDYLMRVICRDIEHYNELSDFMSRGELGVEKFHGHVVLATDKNFEGYPLDLLIEPRGRS